One window of the Mixophyes fleayi isolate aMixFle1 chromosome 6, aMixFle1.hap1, whole genome shotgun sequence genome contains the following:
- the KCNJ16 gene encoding inward rectifier potassium channel 16, which produces MSQNIDTWRLVNVKEHTWYQHSTMYRKTFQSRFMQKDGSCNVYFKSILGEWESYVLDIFTTLVDIKWRHMLIIFSLSYILSWLLFGLLFWIIALLHGDLSNMEITPCIDNVHTFAGAFLFSLETQTTIGYGSRCVTEECSMAIILVTLQSVFSCIIDTFIIGAAMAKMATARKRAQTIRFSYFALVGVRDGKLCLMWRIGDFRPHHVVEGNVRAQLLRYNEDHEKGITMEYKDLTLVNDQIILVTPITVVHVIDKDSPLYALDRKALASDRFEILVTFIYTGDSTGTSHQSRTSYLPREILWGFRFNNILQAKKKYYKVDCEQFEEMTEYYAPFCSAKQLDINSMPASPSTSSVPNGLSNVVFSKPMLNVLPSVESTSSITNVLYSAPPATSMPNDFLNLASTSLVPNGLSNMSQSMTTVSSLGTADSSDEAHGEHSTATEDTEEMFHQKVFKTLSKMSLES; this is translated from the coding sequence ATGAGTCAGAACATTGATACCTGGAGATTGGTGAATGTTAAAGAGCATACCTGGTACCAACACAGCACTATGTACAGAAAAACTTTCCAGAGCCGCTTTATGCAGAAAGATGGTAGTTGTAATGTCTACTTCAAGAGCATCCTCGGTGAGTGGGAGAGCTATGTTCTTGACATCTTCACCACATTGGTTGATATCAAGTGGCGTCACATGCTGATCATATTCTCACTATCGTATATACTATCATGGCTGTTGTTTGGTCTCCTTTTCTGGATCATAGCTTTGCTGCATGGAGATCTAAGCAATATGGAAATAACTCCTTGCATTGACAATGTTCATACATTTGCAGGGGCATTTTTATTCTCACTGGAAACACAGACAACCATTGGCTATGGGAGCCGTTGTGTGACAGAGGAGTGCTCTATGGCCATTATATTGGTGACTCTGCAATCAGTGTTTAGCTGCATCATAGACACATTCATTATAGGTGCTGCGATGGCAAAGATGGCAACAGCCCGGAAAAGGGCACAAACTATACGCTTCAGTTACTTTGCGCTTGTAGGTGTGAGAGATGGTAAACTGTGCCTCATGTGGCGTATTGGTGACTTCCGACCACACCATGTAGTTGAAGGAAATGTAAGAGCCCAACTTTTACGTTATAATGAAGACCATGAGAAAGGGATCACTATGGAGTACAAAGATCTAACATTGGTCAATGACCAAATAATATTGGTCACTCCGATCACTGTTGTCCATGTTATTGACAAAGATAGCCCATTATATGCTCTGGATCGTAAGGCATTGGCATCAGACAGATTTGAAATCTTggttacatttatatacacaggTGACTCCACCGGAACATCCCACCAGTCTCGAACATCATATTTACCCCGTGAAATTCTTTGGGGATTCAGATTCAACAATATTTTGCaagcaaagaaaaaatattataaagtgGATTGTGAGCAGTTTGAGGAAATGACAGAATACTATGCTCCTTTCTGCAGTGCAAAGCAGCTGGACATTAATTCCATGCCGGCGAGTCCATCCACTAGCTCAGTGCCCAATGGTTTATCCAATGTTGTGTTTTCAAAACCTATGCTTAATGTTTTACCCAGCGTAGAGTCTACAAGCTCCATAACCAATGTCTTATACAGTGCACCACCTGCAACCTCGATGCCCAATGACTTTCTTAATTTAGCATCCACAAGCTTAGTGCCCAATGGCTTATCCAATATGTCACAAAGCATGACTACTGTGTCATCACTCGGGACTGCAGACAGCAGTGACGAAGCCCATGGAGAACACAGCACAGCTACAGAGGACACAGAGGAAATGTTTCACCAAAAAGTTTTTAAGACTCTGAGCAAAATGTCACTAGAATCCTAA